From a region of the Mycobacterium intracellulare ATCC 13950 genome:
- a CDS encoding slipin family protein, which yields MTTLVIGLIAAGIVVLVVLATWSLVVLREYERGVVFRMGHVRPLYAPGLRLLIPLLDKMIRVDQRLVTLTIPPQEVITRDNVPARVNAVVMFQVTDPLKAILAVENYAVATSQIAQTTLRSLLGRADLDTLLAHREDLNSDLRTIIEKQTEPWGVQVRVVEIKDVEIPESMQRAMAREAEAERERRAKVINARGELQASEELREAAETLSKSPASLQLRYLQTLLELGADQNSTVVFPLPVDIITPFLRNPEMLRGVVDSFNHRG from the coding sequence ATGACCACGCTGGTGATCGGCCTCATCGCCGCCGGAATCGTTGTGCTTGTGGTGCTCGCGACGTGGTCGCTGGTGGTGCTGCGCGAGTACGAACGCGGGGTGGTGTTCCGGATGGGGCATGTACGTCCGCTGTACGCCCCGGGGCTGCGGCTCCTCATTCCGCTTCTGGACAAGATGATTCGCGTCGACCAGCGCCTGGTCACGCTGACCATTCCGCCGCAGGAGGTGATCACCCGCGACAACGTGCCGGCCCGCGTCAACGCCGTCGTGATGTTCCAGGTGACCGATCCGCTGAAAGCGATTCTGGCGGTGGAGAATTACGCGGTCGCGACCTCGCAGATCGCCCAGACCACCCTGCGTTCGCTGCTGGGCCGGGCGGACCTGGACACGCTGCTCGCGCACCGCGAGGACCTCAACAGCGACCTGCGCACGATCATCGAGAAGCAGACCGAACCCTGGGGCGTCCAGGTCCGTGTCGTGGAGATCAAAGACGTCGAGATCCCCGAGTCGATGCAGCGAGCGATGGCGCGTGAGGCCGAGGCCGAACGCGAGCGCCGCGCCAAGGTCATCAACGCCCGCGGCGAGTTGCAGGCCTCGGAGGAGCTGCGCGAGGCCGCCGAGACCCTGTCGAAGAGCCCGGCCTCACTGCAGTTGCGTTACCTGCAGACGCTGCTGGAGCTGGGAGCCGATCAGAACTCGACCGTCGTCTTCCCGTTGCCGGTCGACATCATCACGCCGTTCCTCCGAAATCCCGAGATGCTACGGGGTGTGGTCGACAGCTTCAACCATCGCGGTTGA
- a CDS encoding PPE family protein, which yields MDFGFLPPEVNSGRMYAGPGSGSLLAAAGSWDSLAAELSITAAVYESVLSGLTGLSWYGPASQAMAASAAPYVGWLHATAERAQQTGIQARAAAAAYELARAMTVPPPAVAANRTQLATLVATNFFGQNTAAIAANEAQYAEYWAQDASAMYSYSASSAATVQFSPFSAPREATTQDGVTAQQDAVTQATANAANSNAGPGSQLFAFSRRDGFARILDTIQGAQVAFRSIFTAEGFNAGIIQADKNLGILPNLAAVPAALPKAPALSGAASGLGNVNAVLARAGRIGPMSVPAGWAAAAGDPVPALPGGGLSGLPATEALARTGPAAAGVPGIPGGTVRRAPLVVPRYGVRITVMTRPPAAG from the coding sequence ATGGATTTCGGGTTTCTACCTCCAGAGGTGAACTCTGGCCGCATGTACGCGGGCCCCGGCTCGGGGTCGTTGTTGGCCGCCGCGGGAAGCTGGGACTCACTGGCGGCCGAGTTGAGCATCACGGCCGCCGTGTACGAATCGGTGCTGTCCGGCCTGACGGGCCTGTCCTGGTACGGGCCCGCCTCCCAGGCGATGGCGGCCAGCGCCGCCCCTTACGTGGGATGGCTGCACGCGACGGCCGAGCGCGCACAGCAGACGGGCATCCAAGCTCGGGCGGCGGCGGCAGCCTACGAGCTGGCGCGCGCCATGACCGTGCCCCCGCCCGCGGTCGCGGCCAACCGCACCCAATTGGCGACGCTGGTGGCAACGAACTTCTTCGGGCAGAACACCGCCGCGATCGCGGCGAACGAGGCCCAGTACGCCGAATACTGGGCCCAGGACGCCTCCGCGATGTACAGCTATTCCGCCAGTTCTGCTGCAACGGTGCAGTTTTCGCCGTTCTCTGCCCCGCGCGAAGCGACCACTCAGGATGGGGTGACAGCGCAGCAGGACGCCGTTACGCAAGCTACCGCCAATGCCGCGAACTCGAATGCGGGCCCGGGTTCGCAGCTGTTCGCGTTTTCCAGAAGGGACGGATTCGCGCGAATCCTGGACACCATCCAGGGCGCCCAGGTCGCGTTCCGATCAATCTTCACGGCGGAGGGGTTCAACGCGGGAATCATCCAGGCGGACAAGAACTTGGGCATTTTGCCGAACCTCGCGGCGGTCCCGGCCGCGCTCCCGAAGGCGCCCGCGCTGAGCGGCGCCGCGTCCGGTCTGGGGAACGTCAATGCGGTGCTGGCCCGCGCCGGCCGAATCGGCCCGATGTCGGTGCCCGCGGGTTGGGCCGCCGCGGCGGGTGACCCCGTCCCGGCGTTGCCCGGCGGCGGGTTGTCCGGGCTGCCGGCGACCGAGGCGCTCGCCCGCACCGGGCCCGCCGCCGCCGGCGTCCCCGGCATACCCGGAGGGACGGTTCGGCGGGCACCGCTTGTGGTGCCCCGCTACGGCGTTCGCATCACGGTCATGACGCGCCCGCCCGCGGCCGGCTGA
- a CDS encoding acyl-CoA dehydrogenase family protein, producing the protein MAINLELPRKMQAVTTKTHQGAAELMRPIARKYDLKEHAYPVELDTLFSLFEGASESFEFAGANALGGEDEERDKNHNGANMAALLQTLEASWGDLAMMLSVPYQGLGNAAISAVANDEQLQRLGKVWAAMAITEPGFGSDSAAVATTATLDGDEYVINGEKIFVTAGSRATHIVVWATLDKSQGRAAIKSFVVPREHPGVTVERLEHKLGIKGSDTAAIRFDNVRIPKENLLGNPEIEVGKGFSGVMETFDNTRPIVAAMAVGVGRAALEEIRKILTEAGVEISYDRPAHVQSAAAAEFLRMEADWEASYLLSLRAAWQADNKIPNSKEASMSKAKAGRMVTDVTLKSVELAGTAGYSEQTLLEKWARDSKILDIFEGTQQIQQLVVARRLLGLSSAELR; encoded by the coding sequence ATGGCAATCAATCTGGAACTGCCCCGCAAGATGCAAGCGGTCACGACCAAGACGCATCAGGGCGCCGCTGAGTTGATGCGGCCGATCGCCCGCAAGTACGACCTCAAGGAGCACGCGTACCCGGTCGAGCTCGACACCCTGTTCAGCCTCTTCGAAGGCGCTTCGGAGTCATTCGAATTCGCCGGAGCGAACGCGCTCGGCGGCGAGGACGAAGAGCGCGACAAAAACCACAACGGCGCCAACATGGCCGCGCTGCTCCAGACGCTGGAAGCCAGCTGGGGCGACCTCGCGATGATGCTGTCGGTCCCCTACCAGGGGCTGGGCAACGCCGCCATCTCCGCCGTCGCGAACGACGAGCAGCTACAACGCCTCGGCAAGGTGTGGGCGGCGATGGCGATCACCGAACCCGGCTTCGGGTCGGACTCGGCGGCGGTCGCGACGACCGCCACCCTGGACGGCGACGAGTACGTGATCAACGGCGAGAAGATCTTCGTCACCGCCGGGTCGCGCGCCACGCACATCGTGGTGTGGGCCACCCTGGACAAGTCGCAGGGCCGCGCGGCGATCAAGTCGTTCGTCGTGCCGCGCGAGCACCCCGGGGTCACGGTCGAGCGGCTCGAGCACAAGCTGGGCATCAAGGGTTCCGATACCGCCGCCATCCGGTTCGACAATGTCCGCATCCCGAAGGAAAACCTGCTCGGCAACCCCGAAATCGAGGTCGGCAAGGGCTTTTCCGGTGTCATGGAGACCTTCGACAACACCCGGCCCATCGTCGCCGCCATGGCCGTCGGCGTGGGGCGCGCGGCGCTCGAGGAGATCCGCAAGATCCTGACCGAGGCCGGCGTGGAGATCTCTTACGACCGACCGGCGCACGTTCAGAGCGCGGCGGCCGCCGAGTTCTTGCGAATGGAAGCCGACTGGGAGGCCAGCTACCTGCTCTCGTTGCGGGCGGCCTGGCAGGCCGACAACAAGATCCCCAACTCCAAAGAGGCGTCGATGAGCAAGGCCAAGGCCGGCCGGATGGTCACCGACGTCACCCTCAAGTCCGTCGAATTGGCCGGCACCGCAGGGTATTCCGAACAGACCCTGCTGGAGAAGTGGGCGCGCGACTCGAAGATCCTGGACATCTTCGAGGGCACCCAACAGATCCAGCAGCTGGTCGTCGCGCGCCGACTGCTGGGCCTGTCCTCGGCCGAGCTCAGGTAG
- a CDS encoding PPE family protein, with translation MDWAFVPPEINSARMYTGPGMGSLLAAAGSWDALSAELSSAAEGYESALSGLDLQWRGPAAQAMAFAAIRYAEWLQVTAEQTRQTAMQARTAAAAYEQAYAMTVPPPVITANRTLLAALVASNIVGQNTAAIADTEAQYADYWAQDAAAMSAYSVSSAAATQLPRFAPATNSTNESGVSAQKAAVTAANSNAAANKAVTQSYSPLSTQQTGDTYNYYGDIYDLSDTTAAAGGKPFFAALDAIQGTGVGFSAPYNMEQFVSGIIGAENNLGILAKPLAAAPALAAPALSSTTTSLGGGLGAGLGNVTATLSHAGSIGPMSVPASWAAPTSTHISPLEPAGFTTLPGTEEPVASGYPGYPGMPGGGASRSVGAGVPPRYGVRLTVMPRPPAAG, from the coding sequence ATGGATTGGGCTTTTGTTCCACCAGAAATCAACTCCGCCCGGATGTATACGGGCCCCGGCATGGGCTCGCTGTTGGCCGCGGCGGGAAGCTGGGACGCGCTGTCGGCCGAGCTGAGTTCGGCCGCCGAGGGCTACGAATCGGCGCTCTCGGGCCTGGACCTGCAATGGCGCGGTCCCGCAGCGCAGGCGATGGCGTTCGCCGCCATCCGCTACGCCGAGTGGCTGCAGGTGACCGCCGAGCAGACCAGGCAGACGGCCATGCAGGCCCGGACGGCCGCGGCGGCCTATGAGCAGGCGTATGCGATGACGGTGCCCCCGCCCGTGATCACCGCCAACCGCACCCTGCTGGCGGCGCTGGTGGCGTCGAACATCGTCGGCCAGAACACCGCGGCCATCGCGGACACCGAGGCGCAGTACGCCGACTATTGGGCCCAGGACGCCGCCGCCATGTCCGCCTACTCCGTGTCCTCGGCGGCCGCGACCCAGTTGCCGCGGTTTGCGCCCGCGACCAACTCCACCAACGAGTCCGGGGTGAGCGCCCAGAAGGCCGCCGTGACCGCGGCCAACAGCAACGCCGCCGCCAACAAGGCCGTCACGCAGAGTTATTCACCGTTATCCACGCAGCAAACGGGCGACACCTACAACTACTACGGCGACATCTATGACTTGTCGGATACGACAGCGGCGGCCGGCGGCAAACCCTTCTTTGCGGCCCTCGACGCCATTCAGGGCACCGGCGTCGGCTTCAGCGCTCCCTACAACATGGAGCAGTTCGTATCCGGCATCATCGGGGCCGAGAACAATTTGGGTATTCTCGCTAAGCCCTTGGCCGCCGCCCCTGCTCTCGCGGCGCCCGCACTCAGCAGCACCACAACGAGTCTCGGCGGGGGTCTCGGCGCAGGCCTGGGCAACGTCACCGCAACCCTCTCGCACGCCGGATCGATCGGGCCGATGTCCGTGCCCGCAAGCTGGGCCGCGCCCACGAGCACCCATATCTCGCCGTTGGAGCCGGCCGGTTTCACCACGCTGCCGGGAACCGAGGAGCCGGTAGCGTCCGGTTACCCCGGCTACCCCGGCATGCCGGGCGGCGGCGCCTCGCGATCCGTCGGAGCGGGTGTCCCGCCCCGCTACGGCGTGCGGCTCACGGTGATGCCACGCCCTCCGGCCGCCGGGTGA
- the hisN gene encoding histidinol-phosphatase → MSRTEDLALALTLADRADSLTSSRFGSLDLRVDTKPDLTPVTDADRAVETELREALARERPKDSIVGEEFGGDTTFTGRQWIIDPIDGTKNFVRGVPVWASLIALLHDGVPVVGVVSAPALQRRWWAADGHGAFVAFNGTPPRRISVSSVAQLNSASLSFSSLSGWAQLGVRDRFIALTDAVWRVRAFGDFLSYCLVAEGAVDIAAEPEVSVWDLAALDILVREAGGTLTALDGTAGPHHGSAVATNGLLQGQVLGSLTVN, encoded by the coding sequence ATGAGTCGCACCGAGGATCTGGCGCTGGCACTGACGCTTGCCGACCGCGCAGACTCGTTGACGTCCTCCCGATTCGGTTCGCTGGACCTGCGCGTTGACACCAAACCGGATCTGACGCCGGTGACCGATGCCGACCGCGCGGTCGAAACCGAGCTGCGGGAGGCGCTCGCGCGCGAACGCCCGAAGGACAGCATCGTCGGCGAAGAATTCGGCGGAGACACGACCTTCACCGGGCGGCAGTGGATCATCGACCCGATCGACGGGACCAAGAACTTCGTCCGCGGGGTGCCGGTCTGGGCCAGCTTGATCGCGTTGCTGCACGACGGCGTCCCCGTCGTCGGCGTGGTGAGCGCCCCGGCGTTGCAGCGCCGGTGGTGGGCCGCGGACGGCCACGGCGCGTTCGTCGCCTTCAACGGCACACCACCCCGCCGGATATCGGTTTCCTCAGTGGCGCAACTGAATTCGGCCAGTCTGTCGTTCTCCAGTCTTTCCGGGTGGGCGCAGCTGGGCGTGCGGGACCGCTTCATCGCGCTGACCGATGCCGTGTGGCGGGTGCGCGCGTTCGGCGACTTCCTGTCCTATTGCCTGGTGGCCGAGGGGGCGGTCGACATCGCCGCCGAGCCGGAAGTGTCGGTATGGGATCTGGCCGCGCTGGACATCCTGGTGCGCGAAGCGGGCGGGACGCTGACGGCGCTCGACGGCACCGCGGGACCGCATCATGGCAGCGCCGTGGCCACCAACGGCCTGCTGCAGGGGCAGGTGCTCGGCAGCCTCACTGTGAATTAG
- a CDS encoding acyl-CoA dehydrogenase family protein: MTDTGSPKTTARSRVKRRDHKSAVGLQPHKRTGVDIAIALITPLVGQEFLDKYQLRDPLNRALRYGTKTIFSTAATTSRQFKRVQNLRTGPTRLKSSGKDYFDLTPDDEQKMIVETLDEFAEEVLRPAAHDADEAATYPQDLIAKAAELGITAINIPEDFDGIAAHRSSVTNVLVAEALAYGDMGLALPLLAPGGVASALTHWGSADQQATYLPEFAGENVPQACVAIAEPQPLFDPTRLKTTAVRTPSGYRLDGVKSLVPAAADAELFIVGAQLDGKPALFIVESSAKGLTVKADPSMGLRAAALGHVELSGVSVPLGARLGEDDASDQDYSEAIALSRLGWAALTVGTSHAVLDYVVPYVKEREAFGEPIAHRQAVAFMCANIAIELDGLRLITWRGAARAEQGLPFIREAALAKRLGADKGMQIGLDGVQLLGGHGYTKEHPVERWYRDLRAIGVAEGVVVI, from the coding sequence ATGACCGATACCGGTTCACCAAAAACAACCGCCCGCTCGCGCGTCAAACGGCGCGACCATAAGTCCGCGGTCGGGCTGCAACCGCACAAACGCACCGGCGTCGACATCGCCATCGCGCTCATCACCCCGCTCGTCGGCCAGGAGTTCCTGGACAAATACCAGCTGCGCGACCCGCTCAACCGCGCCCTGCGCTACGGCACCAAGACGATTTTCTCTACGGCCGCCACGACTTCTCGGCAGTTCAAGCGGGTCCAGAATCTGCGCACCGGGCCGACCCGGCTCAAGTCCAGCGGCAAGGACTATTTCGACCTGACGCCCGACGACGAGCAGAAGATGATCGTCGAGACCCTCGACGAATTCGCCGAGGAAGTGCTGCGCCCCGCGGCGCACGACGCCGACGAGGCGGCCACCTACCCGCAAGACCTGATCGCCAAGGCCGCCGAGCTGGGCATCACGGCGATCAACATTCCCGAGGATTTCGACGGCATCGCCGCGCACCGCTCCAGCGTGACCAACGTGCTGGTCGCCGAGGCACTCGCCTACGGCGACATGGGCTTGGCGTTGCCGCTGCTCGCCCCGGGCGGCGTCGCCTCCGCGCTGACCCATTGGGGCAGCGCCGATCAGCAGGCGACCTACCTACCGGAATTCGCCGGCGAGAACGTGCCGCAGGCCTGCGTGGCCATCGCCGAGCCGCAACCGCTCTTCGACCCCACCCGGCTCAAGACGACCGCGGTGCGCACCCCGAGTGGCTACCGCCTCGACGGCGTGAAGTCATTGGTGCCGGCCGCGGCCGACGCCGAGCTTTTCATCGTCGGCGCCCAACTCGACGGCAAGCCGGCCTTGTTCATCGTCGAGTCGTCGGCGAAAGGCCTGACGGTAAAGGCCGATCCGAGCATGGGGCTGCGCGCGGCGGCCCTGGGCCACGTCGAGCTCTCCGGGGTGTCGGTGCCGCTGGGCGCGCGCCTCGGCGAGGACGACGCCTCGGATCAGGATTACTCCGAGGCCATCGCGCTGTCCCGGCTGGGCTGGGCGGCGCTGACGGTCGGCACGTCGCACGCGGTGCTCGACTACGTCGTCCCCTACGTGAAGGAACGCGAGGCCTTCGGTGAGCCGATCGCCCACCGCCAGGCGGTGGCCTTCATGTGCGCCAACATCGCCATCGAATTGGACGGGCTGCGGCTGATCACCTGGCGCGGCGCGGCGCGTGCCGAGCAGGGCCTGCCCTTCATCCGCGAAGCGGCGCTGGCCAAGCGGCTCGGCGCCGACAAGGGCATGCAGATCGGACTGGACGGCGTTCAGCTGCTCGGCGGCCACGGCTACACCAAGGAGCACCCAGTCGAGCGGTGGTACCGCGACCTGCGGGCCATCGGCGTCGCCGAGGGTGTCGTCGTCATCTAA